In a single window of the Raphanus sativus cultivar WK10039 chromosome 9, ASM80110v3, whole genome shotgun sequence genome:
- the LOC108826373 gene encoding CLAVATA3/ESR (CLE)-related protein 45-like produces MLATRMMLLLLVCIGLLSDNISKVSALRNKEFFLRQTQGDGAGVHPGEIAKLRSLHRHNREDQVMLSGNWRILEEANKNKVKPGKTQQQTNMTKKSFQSSKRRVRRGSDPIHNKSEPFS; encoded by the coding sequence ATGCTGGCTACAAGGATGATGCTTTTACTTCTTGTCTGCATAGGATTACTATCAGACAACATATCTAAGGTCTCAGCCTTGAGAAACAAAGAGTTTTTCCTCAGACAAACGCAAGGAGACGGAGCTGGAGTTCATCCAGGTGAAATTGCTAAGCTAAGGAGCCTCCATAGGCACAACCGTGAAGATCAAGTTATGCTCAGTGGGAACTGGCGCATTCTTGAGGAGGCTAACAAGAACAAAGTTAAACCTGGGAAGACACAACAACAAACGAATATGACAAAGAAGTCTTTCCAATCAAGCAAGAGACGTGTAAGACGAGGATCAGATCCTATCCACAACAAATCCGAGCCATTTTCTTGA
- the LOC108827792 gene encoding LOW QUALITY PROTEIN: zinc-finger homeodomain protein 11 (The sequence of the model RefSeq protein was modified relative to this genomic sequence to represent the inferred CDS: deleted 3 bases in 2 codons), which translates to MDLSSKQKQTLPISPFAGQLTIAEEMGVCYKECLKNHAANLGGHALDGCGEFMPTPTATHTDPSSLRCAACGCHRNFHRRDPSDHLSFLPSSPSGTESPPSQSLPRGFPVPCSYYTSAPHHMLLSLSSGFPGPSDQDPTGVRSEHSSKGEMRKRTRTKFTPEQKTKMRAFAEKAGWKINGCDEKSVRGFCSENGIERGVLKVWMHNNKYSLLNGKNREILSMEDHPRLCLNTQEL; encoded by the exons ATGGATTTGtcttcaaaacaaaaacaaacattacCAATCTCTCCCTTCGCCGGACAACTAACCATCGCCGAGGAAATGGGTGTCTGTTACAAAGAGTGTTTGAAAAAC CACGCCGCTAACCTCGGCGGCCACGCGCTCGACGGCTGCGGCGAGTTTATGCCAACACCAACCGCGACTCACACCGACCCTTCCTCTCTCCGCTGCGCCGCTTGCGGCTGCCACCGTAATTTCCACCGCCGTGACCCTTCCGACCATCTCAGCTTCCTCCCTTCCTCTCCCTCCGGCACCGAATCGCCGCCGTCTCAGTCGCTT CCGCGTGGCTTCCCTGTTCCTTGCTCTTACTACACTTCAGCTCCACATCACATGCTGCTCTCTCTCAGCTCCGGCTTCCCTGGACCGTCGGATCAAGATCCGACGGGTGTAAGATCGGAGCACAGCTCAAAAGGGGAAATGAGAAAGCGGACGAGGACCAAGTTCACGCCGGAGCAGAAGACGAAGATGAGGGCGTTCGCCGAGAAAGCGGGGTGGAAGATCAACGGCTGTGATGAAAAGTCGGTGAGAGGGTTCTGTAGCGAGAACGGGATCGAGAGAGGAGTTCTTAAAGTGTGGATGCATAATAATAAGTATTCACTTCTCAACGGGAAGAACAGAGAGATCTTGTCTATGGAGGATCATCCTCGTCTTTGTCTGAACACTCAAGAGCTGTAA